In Methanocaldococcus lauensis, a single genomic region encodes these proteins:
- a CDS encoding aspartate dehydrogenase, which translates to MYKIGIVGCGVIGSFISKKVVDGTIKNAKIIAVYDRNLEKSKKLSELTGAKICNSIDELVKENLDLVVECASVKAVEEVATKSLINNKDVLIMSVGALVDKDLFLKLKKLAKKVSRKIYIPSGAIGGLDAIKALRLGEIYKVVLKTVKPIKALEDSLKNLGYDISSIKNPIVVFEGDVFEAIKKFPMNINVSVTLSIVSEYPAKVIIVADPNAKLNRHEILVESSIGKLKVCVENVPFEENPKTSALAAYSAVRLIRDLSESVKIGT; encoded by the coding sequence ATGTATAAAATAGGAATAGTTGGCTGTGGAGTTATTGGTAGTTTTATTTCAAAGAAAGTTGTAGATGGAACTATAAAAAACGCTAAAATAATTGCTGTGTATGATAGAAATTTAGAGAAATCTAAAAAACTTTCAGAACTTACTGGGGCTAAGATTTGCAACAGTATAGACGAGTTAGTTAAAGAAAATTTAGATTTAGTTGTAGAATGTGCCTCAGTAAAGGCTGTTGAAGAAGTTGCTACAAAATCATTAATAAATAATAAAGATGTTTTAATAATGAGCGTTGGAGCGTTGGTAGATAAAGATTTATTTTTAAAACTTAAAAAATTGGCTAAAAAGGTTAGTAGAAAGATATATATTCCCTCTGGGGCTATTGGAGGTTTAGATGCTATAAAAGCCTTAAGATTGGGAGAGATATATAAAGTTGTATTGAAAACTGTAAAGCCAATTAAAGCATTAGAAGATTCATTAAAAAATCTCGGCTATGACATAAGTAGTATAAAAAATCCTATTGTTGTCTTTGAAGGAGATGTTTTTGAGGCAATAAAGAAATTTCCTATGAATATAAATGTTTCTGTCACTTTATCCATAGTATCTGAGTATCCAGCAAAGGTTATCATTGTCGCTGATCCTAATGCAAAGTTAAATAGGCACGAGATATTAGTTGAGAGTTCAATTGGTAAATTAAAAGTTTGTGTTGAAAATGTTCCTTTTGAAGAAAATCCAAAAACTTCTGCATTGGCGGCATATTCAGCAGTTAGATTAATTAGAGATTTATCTGAATCTGTAAAGATAGGGACTTAG
- the serB gene encoding phosphoserine phosphatase SerB, which produces MEKRKKLILFDFDSTLVNNETIDEIAKEAGVEEEVKKITKEAMEGKLNFEQSLRKRVSLLKDLPIEKVEKAIERITLTEGAEETIKELKKRGYIIGVVSGGFDIAVNKIKEKLGLDYAFANRLIVKDGKLTGEVEGDVLKENSKGEILEKIAKIEGIKLEDTVVVGDGANDISMFKKAGLKIAFCAKPILKEKADICIEKRDLREILKHVK; this is translated from the coding sequence ATGGAGAAAAGGAAAAAACTTATTTTATTTGACTTTGACAGCACATTAGTTAATAATGAGACGATTGATGAGATTGCAAAAGAGGCTGGAGTTGAAGAAGAAGTTAAAAAAATTACAAAAGAGGCAATGGAAGGAAAATTAAATTTTGAACAATCTTTAAGAAAAAGAGTTAGTTTATTAAAAGATTTACCAATAGAAAAAGTTGAGAAGGCTATTGAAAGGATAACTCTAACAGAAGGGGCTGAAGAAACTATTAAGGAATTAAAGAAAAGAGGTTATATAATTGGAGTTGTTAGTGGTGGCTTTGACATAGCAGTTAATAAAATTAAAGAAAAATTGGGGTTGGATTATGCTTTTGCCAATAGATTAATAGTAAAAGATGGAAAATTAACTGGAGAAGTGGAAGGAGATGTGTTAAAAGAAAATTCCAAAGGAGAAATTTTAGAGAAAATAGCAAAAATTGAAGGCATTAAATTAGAAGATACCGTTGTAGTAGGAGATGGAGCAAATGATATTAGTATGTTTAAAAAAGCTGGTTTAAAAATAGCCTTTTGTGCTAAACCTATTTTAAAGGAAAAGGCAGATATATGCATCGAAAAGAGAGATTTAAGAGAAATTTTAAAGCATGTTAAATAA